A window of the Brassica napus cultivar Da-Ae chromosome C5, Da-Ae, whole genome shotgun sequence genome harbors these coding sequences:
- the LOC111198349 gene encoding cytochrome P450 705A22-like, whose translation MINVVMMILLCLISLLCFFTVFKKPKDSSDLPPSPPSMPIIGHLHLLLSSLIHKSFQKISSNYGPLLHLRIFNVPIVLVSSASVANEIFKSHDVNISSRGLPPIDESLFFGSSGFFSAPHGDYWKFMKKLIVAKLLGPQAIERSRTILAEELERFYFDLLEKAMKKETVEIRREAMKFTNNSTCKMIIGRRCWEENGEAERVRGLITESIALTKKVLFATLLRKPLEKLGIPLFKKEIMDISSRYNEVLESFLVEHETKLEKHHQGKDLMDVLLEAKEDENAEYKITRDHIKSLFVELFLGGTDTSKQTIQWTMARIINNPKVIERLREEMDSVVGKSRLIQETDLPNLPYLQAVVKEGLRMYPPVPLFGRRLQEGCKMGGFYVAEKTTLVINGYAIMRDPNYWDDPDEFKPERFLGEQGDEIREQVLKYLSFGSGRRGCPGSNLAYIFLGTAIGMMIQCFDWRIKGAKVNMEETLSGMVLTMAHPFKCIPVPRICSFPVHH comes from the exons ATGATCAACGTCGTCATGATGATTCTCCTATGCCTCATCTCACTTCTATGTTTTTTTACCGTCTTCAAGAAACCAAAGGATAGCTCTGATTTGCCTCCAAGCCCTCCTTCTATGCCAATCATTGGTCATCTtcaccttcttctctcttctttaatCCACAAGTCTTTCCAGAAAATCTCATCCAACTACGGTCCTCTCCTCCATCTCCGCATCTTTAACGTCCCTATAGTCCTCGTCTCCTCTGCTTCAGTGGCTAACGAGATATTCAAGTCCCATGACGTGAACATCTCCTCTCGAGGTCTCCCTCCCATCGATGAGTCCCTCTTTTTCGGTTCTTCAGGTTTCTTCTCCGCTCCACATGGAGATTActggaagttcatgaagaagcTCATCGTCGCCAAGCTTCTTGGACCGCAAGCAATCGAGCGGTCAAGAACCATCCTTGCGGAGGAGTTAGAGAGGTTTTACTTTGATCTGCTCGAAAAAGCGATGAAGAAAGAGACCGTTGAGATACGTAGAGAAGCCATGAAGTTCACTAACAACAGCACATGCAAGATGATTATTGGGAGGAGGTGTTGGGAGGAGAACGGTGAAGCTGAGAGAGTCAGGGGATTGATTACTGAATCTATTGCCTTGACGAAGAAGGTTTTATTTGCTACCTTGCTGCGCAAACCACTTGAGAAGCTAGGGATCCCACTTTTCAAGAAGGAGATAATGGATATTTCCAGCAGGTACAACGAGGTGCTTGAGAGCTTTCTTGTGGAACACGAAACAAAACTGGAGAAGCATCATCAAGGTAAGGATTTGATGGATGTGTTGTTAGAAGCTAAAGAAGACGAAAACGCGGAGTATAAGATCACTAGGGATCACATCAAGTCCTTGTTTGTG GAGCTTTTCCTTGGAGGCACTGACACATCAAAGCAAACAATACAGTGGACAATGGCCAGAATCATTAACAACCCTAAAgttattgagagattaagagaagagATGGATTCCGTTGTAGGGAAATCAAGATTGATTCAAGAAACTGACTTACCAAACCTTCCCTACTTGCAAGCAGTAGTCAAAGAAGGGCTAAGGATGTATCCACCGGTACCTCTCTTTGGAAGGAGGCTCCAAGAAGGATGTAAGATGGGAGGATTCTATGTCGCTGAGAAGACAACACTTGTAATTAATGGTTATGCTATAATGAGAGATCCTAATTACTGGGATGATCCTGATGAGTTTAAGCCAGAGAGGTTCCTAGGAGAGCAAGGGGACGAGATAAGAGAGCAAGTACTGAAGTACCTTTCTTTCGGGAGCGGTCGGAGAGGATGTCCTGGATCAAATCTAGCTTATATCTTTCTAGGAACAGCAATTGGAATGATGATTCAGTGCTTTGATTGGAGAATAAAAGGGGCTAAGGTTAACATGGAAGAGACTCTTTCAGGAATGGTCTTGACAATGGCTCATCCCTTTAAATGCATTCCTGTTCCTCGAATCTGTAGCTTCCCAGTTCATCACTGA